In Leptospira licerasiae serovar Varillal str. VAR 010, the sequence TAGAAACTTTCGGCGAGACTGGAGAGGTGGAGATCCAAGACGGTAAGCAAGGTCGTTGGGTTAAAGTGAAGTGGAAGAAAAAAGACGGATATGTATTCGGCGGATTTTTAGAATTTATCAACGTCAAATAATTTTATACTTTTTGAATATTCTCCTAATTTAAAGGAATTCCATTGAGAAGATTAAGAAACCAATTTATAGATATTATTTCATTCCAAAACGCAGCGGGATATTTCGCTGCAATTACGTTCTTTGTGAGTTTATTTTCCTTATTGATCGATCCTAAGATCGGCGTATTGACTTCTGACATGCTGGAAGGGGGAAGATGGTGGAATGCAGGTTTATTCGTATTTCATCTACTTTCTCCCGCTGAGATCCAGGCCGGAACTTATATGCCTTGGATCTTTTTGATCTTTTACACATATCTTGTTTTTTCCGTAGGCAAAATTTTAGAAGAGGATATGGGTTCTCTTCGATTCAATCTATTTCTGTTTTCTTTAATGTTCTTCATTACGATAGGCGGGGTTCTTTCTTTATATTATCCGTTGTTTGTGGAGACAAAGATGATCTATGATTGTCTTTTATTAGCTCTCGCAATTCGTATGCCCAATCTGGAATTTTTCATCATTCCGATCCGAATGAAATGGATCGGGATCGCTTTATTCGTGTATTTGTTCTGGGAAAGAGGAGATGAAATGAGAATGTTCAACTCTATCTTACCGTGGGCGGGATTGTTTTTCGGGTTCTCCAGCTTGTTATTATTTTTCGGAAGGGATATCTTAGGTACTAAGATCCGGGAGCATAAAACTTCTACCTGGAAGGCCAAACAATCCGAAGTATTCACAGTTCATAAATGTTATGTTTGTGGAGCCACTGAGGCCACGGATCCTCTATTGGAATTCCGTTATTGTGTGGATTGTGAAGATAAGGAATACTGCGAGAACCATCTTCATAATCATGTTCATTCTTGAGAGATCTTAATTCTATCCCTTAAGCACGGTTTTTTGCAGTCTTTAAGTTTATAAATTATTCAATTTTTTTTAAACCGGATTGACTTTCTTTAGGTAAGCTGTGAAATTTTCCGGCGCTCCAAATTCCCCCATCCTGGCAGGGAATTTTGCAGGAAACCTTCCGTGAATTCGATTGTCTACTGGTTTGAAGAATTATTTGCCTCCCTTCCTTTACCCTTTTTAGACATTTGGGGGAGATTCGGCTATATAGTAGGGATCGTTTTAATGGTCTGTGCCTACGGCGGTTTTACCTTTAATCCGGGAGGCAAATTCGGTTTTGGTCGCCAAAAACAAAGTTGGGATACTCAGGCCTTTTTAAGTATTCCATTCACTTTTGTTTCTATTTTTATTACCGGCTATATAGGTTCTTTTATCGTATTGGTTCCAGGTGCTCAGACCTTTGAATCTCTAAAGGACCTAACTGTCTTTCTTTGTATTCTTTTGTTCGGCTATCCGGCACTACTTGCTGTTCCATTTGCTTACGGACTTTCTGATCTTATCGAAGGTGTTCCTCCCGATTTTCTATTCGATTGGCTTTTAGGATATTTTATCAACCCTTCTTGCTTTTGGGTGGCTTATCAGCTGATAGGGAGGGACCCCGATTTTAAAAAACTGAAAACATGGGCATTATATTCGATTTTCGTAATTATTTTCATGAGTATAGAACCTCAGCTCTGGGGATATATATGTTCCGAACAATTCACTAAAGAGATCTCTTACCGAAATATAACTCCTGCGCTCTTTTTTACCACAGGAGTCACTTGGGTGGTCGCCCCTTTTGCCATGTTGGTCGCATTACCGCTGGCTAAGAAGTACGGATTGTTTTGGGCGGAAATTCCGAGCCACACTAGAGAGTTTCTATTAAGTTATAAAGAGTGGTACTGGCAGGAAGAAAAATTAGGAAAAGACGGAGTTCCATCGGCCCAAGGACTTCCTATCCGGATGTTCTTAGTGACTCCGTTTATTCTTTTGGTCTTGATCATGGTCGCTGCCACTGCCTATCTAACTTTGAGAAGTTCGGAAGTGGCATCCGGAAAACTCGCTTCTAGATTGCACCAAGAGATTTCGGAAAATATCAATCTGAGGCTGGATGATTATTTGGCTCGTTCAGTTCAGAAAAAGCCGGAAGAAATCTCTCTTTTATTAAAAAATACGAATATAGCTAGGCACGGTAAGGCGTTTATCGTGGATAGGGAAGCCAGAATCATCGCTTCTTCCGATTTGCGTTTTAGCAATATCGGGTCGGCTATAGAGAGCGGGGATCCTGTAATACGAAATTCTATCCTTTCCGTGCTCAAGGATTACGGGGATTTGTATTCGGTCAAGGTGGCGTTTCAGTTCAGATTTGATATCGTTAATGCTAAACCCGTTTCCAGAGAGACCTGGCTTACTCAGGTAAACCCCTATAGTGATAATGAGGGTAAGCATGATTGGATCGTCATTACTGCGATGCCAGCTTCTTATTATTTGGAAGGTGTGCAGATCGGAAATAGCGAGTCTGCAAAAGTATTTGCCGTTGCATTGACTCTTTCCCTTTTGATCGCAGCATTTCTGGCCGGAATTGTTACATCACCGATCCGTAATATTTCTAGAGCGACTAGGGCAATGGCGGAAGGGGACTTCTCCCAAAGAGTCCCTCCAAGCAAATTGGAGGAGATCGGAACCCTTGCATTTTCCTTCAACCATATGGCGCAGCAGTTGCAGGAAGCGTTCCGAAGGACTAAAGCCAGTGAAGAACAATACAGGGATCTTGTGGATACCACTCCGGGTATTGTTTGGGAAGCGGATGCAATTACTTTCAATTTCACATTCGTGAGTAAACAGGCAGTCGATCTGCTCGGGTATTCCGTGGAAGATTGGAAAACTCCCGGATTTTGGGCAGATCATATCCATCCGGAAGATAAAGATTATGCGGTAAATTATTGTGTAGCCTGTACAGGACGATTAGAGGCCCACGATTTCGAATATAGGTTCTTAAAGAAAGACGGAACGGTTGTTTGGCTGAGAGATATGGTGAAAGTGATCTCCGAGGGTAACAAGGAAAAATGGCTTCGCGGGGTTATGGTAGATATCACCGAACGTAAAAACTTCGAAGAGAAGTTTTTGGAGAGGAACAGATTTATCGAATCCATTTTGGATATTAGTCCGGACATATTATATATTTATGATATAAGAGAGAAAAGGAACGTATACAGCAATATAGGAGTAGAGAGGCTGCTGGGGTATTCAGTAGAAGAGATCCAGGAGATGGGGAATTCCTTTCTTAAATCATTGATGCATCCAGATGATTATCAGGTCCATTTAAACGATATTATTCCGAAATATTTGAACGCGTTAGACAAAGATGTAATAGAACACCAATACCGGATGCATAATAAGGACCAAAAATGGCGTTGGTTTGTTTCCAGAGAATTAATTTATAAGAGGGATCCGGATGGAATTCCTACTCAGATTTTCGGTATCTCCAATGATATTACAAAGAGTAAGGAAGCGGAAGAAACTATCCTGGATCTAAATGCAAATCTGGAACGTAAGATCGATCAAAGAACGGAAGAATTAAAGAGAACGAATATGGATCTGAAGGAATCATTGGAATATCAGAAAAAAATATCCAATGAACTAAAAGAAACACAAAGCCAACTTCTTCTTTCGGAAAAATTAGCTGCCTTAGGGCAGCTTGCTGCCGGGATGACTCACGAGTTAAATACGCCATTGGGAGCGATTGTCTCATCAAATCGTGCAATTTTGGATATCCTATACGAAGAGATCAGGGAAATACCTGACCTTCTTCTTTCTTTAAATAAAGTAGAAGTGGAACATTTTAAATTTCTGTTGGATGAAAGTTTGAAGGAAATCTCCCAAACGGAGATCTTGCCGAACCGATCCTTAAGAAGAGAGCTCGTTCGAATATTTAAAGAAGCTTCCGTTCCGGATCCGGATAACGCGGTAAATATGGTCTTAGAATTGGGGATCCATAGATTGGGAGAAAAACTCCCTGATCTGTTGAGAACGGAAAATTCTATGAAAATTCTGGCGGCGGTTTCCTCCATCGCTTCGGTCGTAAGATTCAGTAACGTAATCTCAATCGCTACAGGAAAAGCGTCTTACGTGGTGGACGCTCTTAAAAATTATCTGAACCCAGGAACGCATAACGGAGATGAGGAGCTTGTGCCGGTCGATGTGGAAGTTGAATTGGAGACGATCATCGCGTTATACCATAATAAGATCAAATACGGTGTAGAAGTAGTTAAACATTATCGAACTAACGAGCTTTGTTTAGGAGACCCGGATAAGTTGAATCAAGTATGGATCAATCTATTAAATAATGGATTGCAGGCCATGAATTATAAAGGTAAAATCGAAATTTCGATAGAGAGACGAGAATCTTGGATTATAGTTTCTTTCATCGATTCCGGGTCAGGGATCTCGAAAGAGATACAGGACAGAATTTTTGATCCATTCTTCACTACTAAAAATCCTGGAGAAGGTATCGGCTTAGGTCTGGATATTTGCAAAAAGATCATAGAGAAGATGGGCGGAAAAATAGAGTTTGAGAGCGAACCTGGGCGCACCAAGTTCGAAGTTTGGCTGAAACCGGCGAACCGTAAAAAAGAGGAATCTATTGGAAACTGAAACATCACAGAATGCGATCCTATGCGTGGATGACGAGGCGATCATTTTAATTACCTTACAAAAGGAATTAAAAAAACAGCTTGGAAATTTATTCCAGTACGAGACCGCACTAAACGCAGAAGAAGCTATGGAAGTTATAGATGATCTGGTGAGCGCCGGTGTGAATGTTATCTTGATCTTATCCGATTGGTTGATGCCGGGGATTAAGGGAGATGAATTCTTAATTTTGGTCCATCAAAAATATCCTAAGATCCGTTCCATTTTGATCACTGGACATGTGGATGCCGCCGCAGTGGATAGGGTAAAAAAAGAAGCAGGCACTTATACTGTGATCCCAAAACCTTGGGATGTAAACAAACTGATGGAAGCTGTTCGGGTCTGCTGTAACTTGAATTAGAGCGAGCGTTACGTAAATCTCCATAGGAAACCATTCGCCCGTTTCGATATTTTGCACTTCAAACTAACACCGGTTCATTCGGATGCTTCCAAATTGAAAACGAATTGACCTTTCCTTTTCCAAGAAGATACTTTATTATCTCTTAGAGGAATCTTCTGATCATGCTGCAAAATAACTACTTTAACGATGTGTCCGACCTTAGGTTACATTTCGATCATATTATAAACTGGAAGGAAATTGTAGATTCCTACGAAGGCGGATTTACTGACGCGGCAAAATATAGGGCAGGAGACGAAAGATTTGCCGCTGCACCATCTTCTCTTGACGAAGCATTAGAATATTATAAAATCTTATTAGACTCTGTCGGAGAATTTGCAGGTAAAGAGATTGCTCCTTACGTTGCCGAATTGGATAAAGTAGGCGTTAAATTCGAGAATGGAAAAGTCGTATTTCCTGAAAAATTATTGGAAATCGTCCGAAAGGCAAGAGATGCAGGATTACAACCGACCGGTTTTTCCAGAAAATACGGCGGTTTAGGGGTTCCTTGGACTGTTCGCGCATTCTTCAGTGAAATATTATATAGAGTGGATGCATCCGTTTGTATCTCCATTGGTTGTGTAAACTTAGCGGAGATCGTAGAGAAGAACGGAAGCGAAGAATTAAAGGACGAATGGTTGCCTCGTTTGGCCGCCGGAGAATTTGCATGTGCGATGGGACTCACGGAGCCTGACCATGGTTCCGATCTACCGGGACTTCGCACTAAAGCCACACATAAAGAAGGAAATATTTATCTATTAAACGGAACTAAAAGATTTATCACTCAAGGCTGCGGCACGGGTGAGATCCCTGCGATCCTTTTGTTACTAGCCCGAACTGGAAATCCGGGAAGCGGTGCAAGAGGACTTTCATTCTTCTTGGTCCAATCCAAGGATGTACAAGTTGCCGGGATCGAAAAAAAGATGGGACTACATTGTTCCCCTACTTGCGAGATCGTTTTAGAAAATACTCCAGGTATCTTGATCGGAGAAGAAGGTCACGGACTCATCAAACATACGATGGGAATGTTGAACGGGGCCCGTATGGGAATTTCCCAACAAGGAGTCGGGATCGCGCAAGCAGCGTTAGCCGAAACTAAAAAGTATACTTCCGAAAGAATACAATTCGGAAAACCGATCGGGACGATTCCGGCTGTTCGTAAAATTTTACGCAGAATGGAAAGAGAAACCATGGCAATGCGCTGCTTAATGTTAGAAGGCGCCAGAGCAATGGATCTGTATTATTTCAGAGGAGATCATCTCAAGGAAAAAGGTGCTACGGAAAGAGATCTAAAATCCGATGTGGTCCTAAAATATTGGGAAAAGTTAGCCGGAATACTCACACCGATTTCCAAATTTTACTGCTCCGAGTCCTGCGTTAAGATTGCAGGTGATGCAGTTCAACTTCATGGAGGAGCAGGCTTCACTGAGGATTATGACGTCTCCAGAATTTACAGAGACTCTAGGATCACTACTATCTACGATGGAACTTCTCAAATCCAAGTCAATGCTAGCATCGGTGGGATCGTAACCGGTATGAGTGGTCATGGTTTCTTGCGAGAATATATAGATAACGAATGGTCCCATTTTCCGACCGAAGAGACCAAAGTCCTTTCAGATGTTTGGGACGGTTTCCAAGAGGCAGTTGCGATGTACAAGGATCTTGCTACTTCCGAAGAGAGAGAAGAGACTGCGGATGAGATCGTATGGGCAAGCGCCAGACTTCTTTCCGGTTTATTATTCTATCGTTCCACTCTTCGTATTCCGGAAGAACTTAGAACGGAAAGACTTTCTCATGTGGACGAATATAATCTGGATAGCCTCGGTTATATGGAAGGCCTAAAAGCAAAGTTAAGAGTAAAACTTTCCGCAAGACAGGCGGTTTAGGGGGAGGTCTCCCCCTCGCTCCAGCCGCGTATTCACGCGTCTTTCGCGACCCCCTCTCCGGGGAATTCCAACCTACGGACCCCGGAGCCGGAAAAAAACCGTTTTTGCACTTATACTTTTAGGAAATAGGTCGATGGAATTAGAAGGAGGGGACTATGCCCGCATTCTC encodes:
- a CDS encoding PAS domain-containing protein, with amino-acid sequence MNSIVYWFEELFASLPLPFLDIWGRFGYIVGIVLMVCAYGGFTFNPGGKFGFGRQKQSWDTQAFLSIPFTFVSIFITGYIGSFIVLVPGAQTFESLKDLTVFLCILLFGYPALLAVPFAYGLSDLIEGVPPDFLFDWLLGYFINPSCFWVAYQLIGRDPDFKKLKTWALYSIFVIIFMSIEPQLWGYICSEQFTKEISYRNITPALFFTTGVTWVVAPFAMLVALPLAKKYGLFWAEIPSHTREFLLSYKEWYWQEEKLGKDGVPSAQGLPIRMFLVTPFILLVLIMVAATAYLTLRSSEVASGKLASRLHQEISENINLRLDDYLARSVQKKPEEISLLLKNTNIARHGKAFIVDREARIIASSDLRFSNIGSAIESGDPVIRNSILSVLKDYGDLYSVKVAFQFRFDIVNAKPVSRETWLTQVNPYSDNEGKHDWIVITAMPASYYLEGVQIGNSESAKVFAVALTLSLLIAAFLAGIVTSPIRNISRATRAMAEGDFSQRVPPSKLEEIGTLAFSFNHMAQQLQEAFRRTKASEEQYRDLVDTTPGIVWEADAITFNFTFVSKQAVDLLGYSVEDWKTPGFWADHIHPEDKDYAVNYCVACTGRLEAHDFEYRFLKKDGTVVWLRDMVKVISEGNKEKWLRGVMVDITERKNFEEKFLERNRFIESILDISPDILYIYDIREKRNVYSNIGVERLLGYSVEEIQEMGNSFLKSLMHPDDYQVHLNDIIPKYLNALDKDVIEHQYRMHNKDQKWRWFVSRELIYKRDPDGIPTQIFGISNDITKSKEAEETILDLNANLERKIDQRTEELKRTNMDLKESLEYQKKISNELKETQSQLLLSEKLAALGQLAAGMTHELNTPLGAIVSSNRAILDILYEEIREIPDLLLSLNKVEVEHFKFLLDESLKEISQTEILPNRSLRRELVRIFKEASVPDPDNAVNMVLELGIHRLGEKLPDLLRTENSMKILAAVSSIASVVRFSNVISIATGKASYVVDALKNYLNPGTHNGDEELVPVDVEVELETIIALYHNKIKYGVEVVKHYRTNELCLGDPDKLNQVWINLLNNGLQAMNYKGKIEISIERRESWIIVSFIDSGSGISKEIQDRIFDPFFTTKNPGEGIGLGLDICKKIIEKMGGKIEFESEPGRTKFEVWLKPANRKKEESIGN
- a CDS encoding response regulator, which produces METETSQNAILCVDDEAIILITLQKELKKQLGNLFQYETALNAEEAMEVIDDLVSAGVNVILILSDWLMPGIKGDEFLILVHQKYPKIRSILITGHVDAAAVDRVKKEAGTYTVIPKPWDVNKLMEAVRVCCNLN
- a CDS encoding acyl-CoA dehydrogenase family protein yields the protein MLQNNYFNDVSDLRLHFDHIINWKEIVDSYEGGFTDAAKYRAGDERFAAAPSSLDEALEYYKILLDSVGEFAGKEIAPYVAELDKVGVKFENGKVVFPEKLLEIVRKARDAGLQPTGFSRKYGGLGVPWTVRAFFSEILYRVDASVCISIGCVNLAEIVEKNGSEELKDEWLPRLAAGEFACAMGLTEPDHGSDLPGLRTKATHKEGNIYLLNGTKRFITQGCGTGEIPAILLLLARTGNPGSGARGLSFFLVQSKDVQVAGIEKKMGLHCSPTCEIVLENTPGILIGEEGHGLIKHTMGMLNGARMGISQQGVGIAQAALAETKKYTSERIQFGKPIGTIPAVRKILRRMERETMAMRCLMLEGARAMDLYYFRGDHLKEKGATERDLKSDVVLKYWEKLAGILTPISKFYCSESCVKIAGDAVQLHGGAGFTEDYDVSRIYRDSRITTIYDGTSQIQVNASIGGIVTGMSGHGFLREYIDNEWSHFPTEETKVLSDVWDGFQEAVAMYKDLATSEEREETADEIVWASARLLSGLLFYRSTLRIPEELRTERLSHVDEYNLDSLGYMEGLKAKLRVKLSARQAV